From the Salvelinus alpinus chromosome 12, SLU_Salpinus.1, whole genome shotgun sequence genome, the window tccagagcatcccaaacatgctcaatgagtgatATGTCTAATGAGTGTGCAGGccattctaaccctaactctaactgggacattttcaggttccaggcattgtgtacagatccttgcgacatggggccgtgcattatcatggaGAAACATGATGTGATGGTAGCAGATTAATGGCAAGACAATTGGGCTCAGTATCTATTCAGagtattgtgttcattgtccgtagcttatggctgcccataccataaccgcaCCGACACCATGGGGCAAACTGTTCAAAACGTTGACAACAGCGAACCACTCGCCCACATGATggcatacacgtggtctgcggtagTGAGACCggatggacgtactgccaaatactctaaaatgacgttggaggcagcttatcagtggtgtaaagtacttaagtaaaaatactttaaagtactatttaagttgatttttggggtatctgtacttgaccttactattcatatttttcacaacttttacttcactatattcctaaagaaaagtatgtactttttactccatacattttccctgacacccaaaagtactcattacattttgaatgcttagcaggacagaaaatagtcaaattcgcacacttatcaagagaacatccctggtcatccctactgcctctgatctggcagactcactaaacacaaatgctgtgTTTGTAATAGATGTCTGagtatcccccccaaaaaatgtaaatacatttttcaatgactggtacttttacttttgatacttaagtatattttagcaactacatttacttttgatacttaagtatatttaaaaccaaatacttttagtcaagtgacttttactcaagtagtattttactgggtgactttcacttttacttgagtcattttctattaaggtatctttacttttactcaagtatgaaaatggaGTACTTGTTACACCACCTGCGGCTCatggtagagaaaggaacattcaattatctggcaacagctctagaggacattcctgctgtcagcatgccagttttacgctccctaaaaacttctgacatctgtggcattgtgttgtgtgttgtgtgacaaaacttcacattttagagtggccttttattctccccagcacaatgtgcacctgtgtaatgattgcgctatttattcagcttcttgatatgccacgcctgtcaggtggataAATTATCTTGTCAAATGTGAAATgctcagtaacagggatgtaaacagatttgtgtacaacatttgagagaaataagctttttgtgtgtatggacattttctgggatcttttatttcagctcatgaaacatggaaccaacatatttttgttcagtgtagcaaaCTTTCCCAATCTGGTTTTGGCATATGCTCTCTAGGTTTTAATAATTGGCAGCCAAGCACTGATCATCAGGTCACCAGCATTCAAATATAAGGCCACCCTTGATATTTATTTGAAATACGTGCACTTAACCTCCAtaagttatgaagttatgaaataagttatgaagcTCATCATAACTTAATGAATCTAACTATGAACTTTGCATACTTTTACACGTGGTGGTGGTTGTACAACGTAACATATCTTCACATAACTCCACGGCTATTTTATCAACATTTGTGCATAAATGTGTTTCCATCACAGTTGTCACATCTATTTCACCAACCCAAAAAAGTGTCCACCCTTTTCTAACAGACCTATTTTGTTTAGTCGTCATTGGAAAATTTTACAGACAAATTAGCTGTTTCCATCAGCCCtgtcagggtctcaacttactgttgagagttcaaatagtagaatacacaaggtgcaattttgaagtTTGGTTGTACaacagcagtttttctcttgttatgccattcactgacagtcactcaatttgtcatgtcagctaacaatttttagattggtaagttagtctagtaGTCATGGCCGAATACCGACCAGGCACGCAGGGCATGcacccaggggccctgacctccagggggctcCCATTGATTATTtttgtcactctcactcagagaTCATTAACATAGCATAAGTCTTGGAACAAttggtagaattgcaggaaattagctttaaactgcaaaaatgtctctctgccccatggcaaaatgtgtagaattgcagaaagcttgctttaaaactgcaacattttctattctccccatggcaaaatttgtagaatttACTTTCAAAATTTAAAACAATTCTCTCCACTATCAAAATTGGGGCCACTAACATGTTTTTCCCGTGAGGTGTGGGGAGACCCTCAACCAAATCTTGAATTGGGCCCCCAAAGGCCTAGGGCTTTATGCATGTATGACTGGATAAAAGTGTTTGCtaaatgccatatattatattatttgtaTTATAATATTGTATCATTATTTCAAAACATGCTGATTGGTGTCAGTTGAACACCAAGGCAATGGTTCGTTtgagagtgtgtgggtgtgtgtatagaTGTACACAGTGTACTCTCCGTGAGAGAGTTTGTGTGTATAAAGGGAACTCTAAtcctaggctgtgtgtgtgtgtgtgtgtgtgtgtgtgtgtgtgtgtgtgtgtgtgtgtgtgtgtgtgtgtgtgtgtgtgtgtgtgtgtgtgtgtgtgtgtgtgtgtgtgtgtgtgtgtgtgtgtgtgtgtgtgtgtgtgtgtgtgtgtgtgtgtgtgtgtgtgtgtgtgtgtgtgtgtgtgtgtgtgtgtgtgtgtgtgtgagagagattggGAAAAAGGCAGAAGACACATTTTCTGTTTTAACCAAgtatctctcctctccactcctgttcTCTAAAGGTGGGCTACTGTGTGCGTGTTCAATATTCTGTATACACCTTTGCAttgaggtgacagtgtttcctgtagCCTGTGTGTCGTCACTAGGTTTTGTCCAGGCGTCAATATAATCGACCAAGGTTACCAACCTCCTTTAAAGGAGAACAGACCGAGACAGAGGCTGTGTTGAGTTTCCATCCTGAATACCCTGCATGTCATTGTTTATTCTGGATACTCCATCTCTGTAAATGTTCTCCTGTAGAAGTGATAGCCATTTCAATATACAGTATTTGCACATCAAAAAGCAGAGCATCATAAACTGTCACTGTGTTATCATGCTTTTAGGATTTTACAATACTTGGCCTTGAATGTAGCCTTAATAAATACCCTGACCTTGTTTTttaaactggtgtgtgtgtgtgtgtgtgtgtgtgtgtgtgtgtgtgtgtgtgtgtgtgtgtgtgtgtgtgtgtgtgtgtgtgtgtgtgtgtgtgtgtgtgtgtgtgtgtgtgtgtgtgtgtgtgtgtgtgtgtgtgtgtgtgtgtgtgtgtgtgtgtgtgtgtgtgtgtgtgtgtgtgtgtgcgtgcgtgcgtgcgtgaatcTGTTTCGGATGTATTTCCTCTGCCTGGCTGTCACAAGCTCAAGCTACCCTGAATTCCCTCAAAAACACTGAAGATGCTCCCACTTTCTGTTTTTTCAGGGCATTCCCTTGACGACCCAGTCAGCTGTCAGGAGTGTGCAGAGCTGGACCAGGATCTGGAGCTCATTCATATACatttgtaggatcttaatttgagccagtttgctacagcaggaaaataatcctgtagcaacaggaaatgtgaattattacgtGGATTATAGTTAATGGAcaattttgtaggggttgatatatttttcgtaaatggaaatgacaaacttcagaagtCTTTTTCAACCCGCGAATACACTGCATTGCAAGaaattctcctgcaacagggtgataaaatatagatcctacatctgtatctaTTCAACCAGTCTGTTTATTTATCTATTTGTTTATCTATTTGTTCGCAGATTCCCATTTTTGTTCGAATCTGGGCCGTGCATAAAGGGGACACGATAGGCTTTTGAAAATGTAGCTCAGAATGTTCTTTTGCGTTGATCACCCATGTCTATCTCTATCCCACATTATCCCTTAATCTCTCTTCGTGCTGTGTGGGAGTTATAGGGTGAAGTCTTCAGCTCTTCAGCTTTTCATAAATGTGCAGTGAAGAGGACATTATTTTTAGAACAGCATAAGCGTAATTTCTTGCAAACAGATCTTTCAGAAGTTTATTTGTAcaattaaaacaaaaacaacttgCCCATATAGAAAGAAGTCACCTTTGAGAGTgaagtctctgccgtcacctgtaAAAAGGTAGCCTATTGAATGCAATGTGCTTTCATTTATGATAACGGATAATAGCGCATTGCTTTGTaagaaacatactgtatatagttaaGAATATTGCAACTAAACCTCAACTGAGAACCAAATAGTAAAAGTATCAAGTTTGATTTTGTGTAATAGAAACACCTCAACTGTTACACTTAAAATGTTGAATGCTCCCTGTATTGAACATGGAATGAATAATAAATAGACAGTGAATATATGATACAGTGGAAATACAATTTGTATTGTCTTTCAACTCAAAATGTGTACTGGTAGTTGTGTAGTAGAAGTGATAGTAGAATATGTACTAATATAGGTGATTGGAATGGTTGGTGGTAGGTAGCTGAATTAGTCTCTCTATTAGTGGTAGTTGTAGCTAGAAATAACAATTCATAATTGAGAAAACAGTATTTTTCAGCACATAATGCACTTCAGTTATATGCTGGATTCTGGAATCATCTCTGGATGCAGAATAAACTCAATCTAATTAACAAACTAGAAATATCAAAAGAAAAACACTCTATTTGTTGTCCCTTCCAAGtgctgtctatgtgtgttttaaaTTAAGGGCAGTGTGTAGCTGGTAGTACTGTTGCCACACTGTTACAGCGGTCAACTACAGTAGATGCCAGTGGCATGACATGCGTACAGTATCTACGAGTATTGTTACTGAACTCCTTAGGTATCTGCCATGGTATCTTCAACGCAGCCATCTGCCCAGTCTTGTCCAGGCTTAACAGTTTTAACTTAACTCTTCTGCCAATAACAGCAGACAGGTACCAGTGTCAATACAGTGACAGTATATAAGTGGGGACCAGGTTAGTATATCAGGGGCGTTTTAACTGAAATCCTCAGGTATCTGCCCAGGTATCCTGAAGCCAGCCATCTGCTGCCCAGTCTGGTCCAGGGTGTTCCTGGGGCTGGATGTGCAGGTAAAGCTGGCTCTGGTCTCCACCGTACAGCTGGTCCTCTGGAGGAACTGCAGGAAGTTCTCGTGGGCCGAGCCCTCGTGGCTGCTGGATATGGCCAGCTCGACAGGCCGGACAGAGTAGCAGCGCCGCAGCTTACACAGCTCCTCCCTGATCTGGCGGTTCAGCAGCCCGTAAAAGAAAGGGTTGACGGTGAAGGAGGAGAACGCCAGCCAGGTGACGGCCTTCTCTAGGTCGGCGGGGATCTTGGGCTGGTTTTTGATAGTCAGGTGCAGGTGGAAGGAGAAGTAAGGCAGCCAGCAGAGCAGGAACTGGCCCATAATGACCACCAGGGTGAGGGCGGCCTTGCACCCACCGAAGGGCCTGTGGTGGTGCAGCCTCCTGGGGGCACTGCGGGTGGTGATGATTGTGGTCTGGCTGCTGATGGAGTCAGAGCGGTGTTTAGGATGACTGGCCGTCCAGGATGGTAACGGTCCATGCTGTCTAGCCGCCATGCGGGCCACTTTATAGACATTACTGTACACAGCGAAGATGACCGCAGCAGGCAGGCAGAAACAGGCCACTGTGAAGAGGACAGAGAAGGCCCGGCGGTGGCCGCTGTGGCTCCAGTGCAGGGAGCAGTGGGCGGCACTGATGGAGCTCAGGTTGCTGTAGCTGGGCCAGCCGAACACAGTGGCCAGCCCCAGCAGGCCTGAGGCCACCCAGACCAGGACCATGACGGCTGTGGCCAGCTTCAGGGTCATCTTCACCTCATAGCGCATGGGGTGGACAATGTAGTAGTAACGCTCCACGCTGATGGCCGTGATGGTGAAGATGGAGGCTGTAATTCATATCAAACTTTATAAATGGCTACACACAGTACAAAAATCAATGGAAAgtgataaaaagaaacagaagagACTATAAAAAAGAGATGAATATAAGAACATAAAAAACATAATAGTAAACCCACTGATTGATTAAAGGccatgtgtccaaaatggcaccctttccACTGTATAGGCCTAGCCTACcaaagctctggtcaaaagtagtgcactatatacagaaTAGGGTTTCATTTTGGATGCATACCTAAATTCTGTCTGTCCCTTGTACTGTACCTGCGATGAGGAACACGTTGAGGAAGACGTACACCTGGCACTCCAGCACTGTGAACACCACGCTGGCGAAGTACGGCGAGTTGGACACAATGCCCAGGGGCATGAGCAGTACGGCACATAGCAGGTCCACCGCACACAGGTGGCACACAAAGACAAACTTCCTGAATTGAATGGAATTAACTGTATTAATCCCCAGAGAGGAAACAATATACACATGATACCTTCACTACAACAAATTGAATTTACTGATGTCTGGTGAAACAAGTAGAATACATGAGATACAGTACCTAAAATATTTCATAAATTAAACTCTAATTCAAGAGTATAAGCAATATAAACAAGGGAATTGTGCATATAAAATCAGTGCATTAGAAAATCATAGTTCTTATCATTGATCTGTTTGATCATAATCTGGTGTATATTTAACCTGCCTGCTGGCCAAaatgaggaccacaatggaaataaattGTTAAACTTTTTGGATTATCCGTGTTGATTATGCATTGTGGTTGAATTGTGTTATTaactggtaaaaaaaaataaaaaatcaaaaaGTACCAAGTACCTGAGGTGCGGGGCCttgaccaccaccaccagcacggCTGTGTTAGCCAGAAGGGCCACCACGTTCAGGGTCACCATGAACAATATCCCTGACAGGTCCTTGAAGCGGGTCTGGGCGTTGGGCAAGGTGCTCAGCTGTTTGCTAGGGGCCGAGGCGAAGGGCGACCCCAGCCCCCACCCCAGGCTGTCATTGGCTGTAGTATCACTGAGGTTGGGGGTCAGAGGTGAACCAGAGTGTTCCATAGTTCACAACGAGAGTTTCAGAAGAGACATCATGAGCGTTCCATTAGGGCTAGACCCCATTTTTCACTGTGGTGAGCCAGGTGATTCATTCTGCTCAGGAGTCAAACGGTTATACTACTTTTCCCTGTTGGAAGAAAAAGGACGACGACATCAACTAATTGGGAGTGTTTTGGGGATAGTTTTATATTCACAGTAAATCATCATAGGCCATGTTTTGTAGGCCATTACATCTTCAAAGACACAATTGTAAAAACAACACAAACACTGATATCAAAGTTTACCATTGCAAGAGCCAGCCAACAGTAGCTCAAAGTTATTTAATGTTTGCATGTGTAAGCTTAGTTAAACCCTGTTCTGTTTTAATGATTGCAATGTCCCACTTAATACTGTCAAGGGATAATAACAACAATTGTATGTCAATTCCACAACGGAAGTGACATTTTTCTGTTATTTAGGAATATGTTCTGTTTTCCTTATTCCTTGTGTTCACAagtatccataataaacccaTCTATGTTGTTACTGCCTATTAGTTTCATCACAGTTGATTGGCACAGGTGTCTACCATCTACCCAAAAGCTATGGAATAGGACATCTATAACATTTATAATATTATattagaatatatattttttttaaaggatgctctctctccatctccctcccctccccctctctctctttctgtaagaggagaggaggacagggaccTGATCAATAGGAATAATTCATGGAGGAGAggacaccctctctctctctcttctctcctccatccttccctaACCTTTTGAAATGAGAGATAATGAGCTTGCTTGTTTTAGCAATGCAGCTGCAGGGGACTGACCCTGTTGATTAGTATGAGCAGCTtgccgatcgctgcagctgtacacagcccatctgtaaatagcccatccaactacttacctcatccccatattgtttttatttacttgttTAAACTCTTTtgtacaccagtatttctacttgcacatcatcatctgcacatctatcactccagtgttcatttgctaaattgtaattacttcgctactatggcctatttattgccttacctccttacgccatttgaacactgtatatagatttttctattgtgttattgactgtacttttgtttatcccatgtgtaactctgtgttgttgctttatcttggccaggtcgcagttgtaaataagaacttgttctcaactgacctacctggttaaataaaggtgaaatatatatattttttaaagtatgtGCCCTGTGTCAACCTGCCTGTGTAGGGCCATGCAACCTCTTACCAGGACAGACTTGATCTCCTGATCCCAGCGACACACACAAAGCCACTGCTCTTCTACCCAGACTACATCAAAAACAATATAGTTCAATGAACACTGTCTTTTGGTAACATGAATGCACAACATAGGCCCAGTCACATTGATATTTCCCATGCTCCTGTTCAAAATGTTTCTCAGAGCCTGtggatgtctgtgtgtttgtaacTTTGGAGGTAGTGGATTTACTGTACCTCTAAACCTAAATGTCAGGCATAGAGTTACATCAGGTGTGTGACTTCAAAGCAACTTTATCTCCATCCACACAGCTCACATATTATGCCCTTCTCCCCTTTGTGTGTgccatgatcacacacacacacacacacacacacacacacacacacacacacacacacacacacacacacacacacacacacacacacacacacacacacacacacacacacacacacacacacacatacacacacacacacacacacacacacagtcacctgAATCACTGCTGTGCTAGGAGCATCATCCATTTCCCAGAACCTATGACTAATGCATTCTGTTCTGTCTTATTACCATGTCTTCCAGACTACCATACTAGACCAGTGCTTCTCTACTGATGCTCTCTGTGGCTGAAATCTGCTCTGGTGTCCGGACAACAGATTGGCATGCCatgttaactaggcaagtcagttaagaacaaattcttattttcaatgacagcctaggaacagtgggttaactgccttgttcaggaagttttgttcaggggcagaacgacagatttttaccttgtcagctcggggattcagtccaacgctctaaccactaggctacctaccgccccacaGCACAGGAAGGACTAGTCAGTgcatgtacagtacattctcgTGTGCGTTATGTAATGTTGTCCCCATTTTCATCCTGTCCTAGTATTAGTCCTACATACAGAATATGGCTTCTCCTTTTGAGGCATAAACTAGGTTTCTGAACTGGCCGTTTTCAGCCATGCAATAGCATTTGGTTGAATATCACTACATTCTTAGGAAAATGACTTactaaaaaatattttatttagaaATCTACTTCACCAGTATTTTGCCCATCAAAAAGTATGATTTTCTTAAAATGTATAAACTCGGACAATTGAAAATGACTGTCAGTTACAGAAGCGCAAGAGGGTATTCACAAGTCTATGTACTTGAACATGTGATCTAGTATCATTTGATTGAAATGAAAACATCTGCCACAAATAAATCGCACCTCTTTATATGAGACATTCTCTTTATGTACCACAGCAGGAAAATTCTAGTTCACATCAGCATACAACTCTTCTAGACTGTTTACTGTATCGATTAAACCCGACGCACTGAGCTCCAGCTCAATAATAGGCTACCTGAGCTTATTTCAACATGTAAGCTAAGAGTTTTCATATAACTAAAATCTAATTACACAATAAGTATCAATAGTATTTATTTCAGTGTATACCAGGCAAAACATCTAGGTAATAAATTACTTTAAACCACTTtaaatgtaaatcaaatcaaatttgaaatAATTAAATCACTACTCACCTGACATGAATTGTGAGTGTGTATCATAAATCCTTTATAAAATCCTCCTGTCACACTTTCACTTCATTTGAGTTAAAAGGGTACAACTACCTCAGAAGATGCTGGTGTTTTCTGTCCAAGTGGAACTCTATTACAGTATGTCTCCAGGCCAGCTGTGAGGCTCTGGTGTCTGGGTCAGCTCCAACAGACAGTAAAACAGGTGCACCTGTTCCTAACCCTACAGACTTCTCTTAGTACCCATCAACCTCTCGAGTTGACCCCAGGGACAACTCACTAAGGCTGGTTGCTCCTTCTATTACCCTGGTTCCTGGCAGTCTTGGTCCTTGGGTTGATAAGTATCCCTGATGGATGGGTGTCCTGTGGGAAGGACTTCTGGTTAGGACCGGTGAAGGTGTCAGAGGAGAGTAGTGATAGACTGATAGATGTACAGACTAGGGTCTTCAGAGACACAACAACTGGCTGG encodes:
- the LOC139536049 gene encoding probable G-protein coupled receptor — translated: MEHSGSPLTPNLSDTTANDSLGWGLGSPFASAPSKQLSTLPNAQTRFKDLSGILFMVTLNVVALLANTAVLVVVVKAPHLRKFVFVCHLCAVDLLCAVLLMPLGIVSNSPYFASVVFTVLECQVYVFLNVFLIAASIFTITAISVERYYYIVHPMRYEVKMTLKLATAVMVLVWVASGLLGLATVFGWPSYSNLSSISAAHCSLHWSHSGHRRAFSVLFTVACFCLPAAVIFAVYSNVYKVARMAARQHGPLPSWTASHPKHRSDSISSQTTIITTRSAPRRLHHHRPFGGCKAALTLVVIMGQFLLCWLPYFSFHLHLTIKNQPKIPADLEKAVTWLAFSSFTVNPFFYGLLNRQIREELCKLRRCYSVRPVELAISSSHEGSAHENFLQFLQRTSCTVETRASFTCTSSPRNTLDQTGQQMAGFRIPGQIPEDFS